The Montipora capricornis isolate CH-2021 chromosome 3, ASM3666992v2, whole genome shotgun sequence genome window below encodes:
- the LOC138042665 gene encoding sodium-dependent dopamine transporter-like produces the protein MTDNKESNGILSMEDEKAERPQHSRAALVEPMAIEEGDVVVIEDEREKWGKKLDFMLSCIGYAVGLGNVWRFPYLCYENGGATFLIPYFLMLAINGIPLFYMELAIGQYLSLGTVGAWTALCPLARGVGFGMIMVSFLVSIYYNLIIAWCLLYMFESFRKQVPWKHCGNKWNTPLCAETNSDLNCSALGLAAGCKTTSPSEEFFNRHILRITDSISDMGSVSWQIVLCLILAWIIVYLCLIKGVASSGKVVYFTATFPYVVLFILMIRGATLDGSLDGVVFYLKPDVAKLKDPRVWVRAASQIFYSLGVGFGSLITFGSYNKFNNNCERDAIIVSCINCGTSFFAGFVVFSVLGFMAKTLHVEVGEVVTSGPGLAFVGYPEAIAQMPVSTLWAILFFFMLLTLGLDSQFAMVECVVTGLSDEYPKYLRRYKPFFLIGVCILLFLLAIPMCAEGGMYVFNLFDVQSGGISLLFVGFCEAAVIGWCVGTQTLGDMIEKMIGKRPNIFFLVCWKYVSPLATLVIIIASLAQWGGISYDKKPYPGWAEFFGWLLALSSMLMIPIFAIIQCYYAKGTTLREKLRSLLVPDENALLEVEEREGISRKKLDIK, from the exons ATGAcggataataaggaaagcaaTGGCATCCTTAGCATGGAGGACGAAAAAGCGGAAAGACCACAACATAGTCGCGCTGCTCTTGTGGAACCAATGGCTATTGAAGAAGGAGACGTAGTTGTGATCGAGGATGAACGAGAGAAATGGGGCAAGAAACTCGACTTCATGTTGTCTTGTATTGGGTATGCTGTTGGACTTGGCAACGTTTGGCGGTTTCCATATTTGTGTTACGAAAACGGCGGAG CCACTTTCCTCATACCGTACTTTTTAATGCTTGCAATTAACGGAATCCCTCTCTTCTATATGGAGCTTGCCATTGGTCAATACCTCAGTCTTGGGACTGTTGGAGCTTGGACAGCTCTCTGTCCACTAGCAAGAG gAGTTGGATTCGGAATGATTATGGTTTCTTTTCTGGTGTCCATTTATTACAATTTGATCATCGCCTGGTGCCTTCTTTACATGTTCGAGTCATTCAGAAAACAAGTGCCGTGGAAACACTGTGGAAACAAATGGAACACTCCGTTATGCGC TGAGACAAACAGTGACTTAAATTGTTCAGCACTTGGCTTAGCTGCTGGGTGTAAAACTACATCTCCATCAGAAGAGTTTTTCAA CCGTCATATTCTTCGAATCACGGATAGCATATCTGACATGGGTTCCGTGAGCTGGCAGATTGTTTTATGTTTGATTCTTGCCTGGATCATTGTCTACCTGTGTCTTATCAAAGGAGTTGCGTCTTCGggaaaa GTTGTTTATTTTACAGCCACCTTTCCGTACGTAGTGTTGTTCATTCTCATGATTCGAGGAGCTACACTAGATGGATCGTTAGACGGGGTCGTGTTTTACCTCAAGCCAGACGTTGCAAAGCTAAAGGATCCCAGG GTTTGGGTCAGAGCTGCATCACAAATCTTCTATTCTCTTGGAGTGGGATTTGGGTCGCTGATAACCTTTGGAAGTTACAACAAGTTTAACAACAACTGCGAAAG GGACGCAATTATAGTGAGCTGCATCAATTGCGGTACAAGTTTCTTCGCTGGATTTGTGGTGTTCAGTGTTCTTGGATTTATGGCCAAAACACTTCATGTTGAAGTTGGAGAAGTGGTTACATCAG GTCCTGGACTTGCCTTTGTGGGTTACCCGGAAGCCATCGCCCAGATGCCCGTAAGCACTTTGTGGGCCATTCTGTTCTTCTTTATGCTTCTTACTCTCGGCCTTGACAGTCAG TTTGCGATGGTTGAGTGCGTGGTTACAGGTCTTTCAGATGAGTACCCTAAATACCTTCGACGTTACAAACCATTTTTCCTTATTGGTGTCTGCATTTTGCTGTTCCTGTTAGCGATACCAATGTGTGCAGAG GGTGGTATGTACGTTTTTAATCTGTTCGATGTGCAGTCAGGTGGAATCTCTCTTCTTTTTGTTGGATTTTGTGAAGCAGCTGTCATTGGCTGGTGTGTTG GTACACAGACACTTGGTGATATGATCGAAAAGATGATTGGGAAACGCCCGAATATATTTTTCCTCGTCTGTTGGAAATACGTATCGCCCCTTGCCACTCTG GTTATCATCATTGCAAGCTTGGCTCAGTGGGGTGGTATTAGTTATGACAAAAAGCCTTACCCTGGATGGGCTGAATTCTTTGGGTGGTTGCTTGCGCTCTCTTCAATGTTGATGATTCCGATATTTGCAATTATTCAGTGCTATTACGCCAAAGGAACTACATTGCGTGAG AAGTTGAGATCCCTGCTGGTTCCAGACGAGAATGCATTGCTCGAAGTCGAGGAAAGGGAAGGAATCTCAAGAAAAAAGTTGGACATCAAGTAA